A single window of Microbispora hainanensis DNA harbors:
- a CDS encoding carbohydrate ABC transporter permease, whose product MSANRHKQSPTSGGLLRSLSLHTIVVITALFVGIPLVYGVLGGFKTTAQLSSNPIGLPSPWVPENYTSVLASSSFWQMLWNSTYIAVLTTLVVVAVSALAAFVFARFAFRGREALFTMFAAGLMFPFAVAILPLFVLLRMFGLLDNPLGVILPQAAFGMPMTIIILRGFFRAIPGEIEEAAILDGCSPFGFFWRILLPMARPAIATVSVLAVVNSWNQFMLPLVVFSDDSLFTIPLGVQQFQGQYATDVARVMAYIVVAMLPALGFYAVAERQLVSGLTAGAIKG is encoded by the coding sequence ATGAGCGCCAACCGTCACAAGCAGTCGCCGACGTCGGGCGGTCTGCTGCGCAGCCTGTCCCTGCACACCATCGTCGTGATCACGGCGCTGTTCGTCGGCATCCCGCTGGTGTACGGCGTGCTCGGCGGGTTCAAGACCACCGCCCAGTTGTCGAGCAACCCGATCGGTCTGCCCAGCCCCTGGGTGCCGGAAAACTACACCAGCGTGCTCGCCTCGTCGTCGTTCTGGCAGATGCTCTGGAACAGCACCTACATCGCCGTGCTGACCACGCTCGTGGTCGTCGCGGTGTCCGCGCTGGCGGCCTTCGTGTTCGCGCGCTTCGCCTTCCGGGGGCGTGAGGCGCTGTTCACGATGTTCGCCGCCGGGCTGATGTTCCCGTTCGCGGTGGCGATCCTGCCGCTGTTCGTGCTGCTGCGGATGTTCGGGCTGCTCGACAACCCGCTCGGCGTGATCCTCCCGCAGGCCGCCTTCGGCATGCCGATGACGATCATCATCCTGCGCGGCTTCTTCCGGGCCATCCCGGGAGAGATCGAGGAGGCGGCGATCCTCGACGGGTGCTCCCCGTTCGGGTTCTTCTGGCGGATCCTGCTGCCGATGGCCCGGCCCGCGATCGCCACGGTCTCCGTGCTCGCGGTCGTGAACAGCTGGAACCAGTTCATGCTGCCGCTCGTGGTGTTCAGCGACGACAGCCTGTTCACCATCCCGCTGGGCGTCCAGCAGTTCCAGGGGCAGTACGCCACGGACGTCGCACGGGTCATGGCCTACATCGTGGTCGCGATGCTGCCCGCCCTCGGCTTCTACGCCGTGGCCGAGCGTCAGCTCGTCAGCGGCCTGACCGCGGGGGCCATCAAGGGCTGA
- a CDS encoding GNAT family N-acetyltransferase gives MAEPIVRPAAGADMAGVRAVAGHFGLLDLWPERPDFVDAEREFGEVLVGEVDGTIAGFGGTLRRGTVTHLGDLFVLPGHQSSRLGRTILSRLLPAGTPKVTFASADRRALALYIRHGMRPRCPLFYLTRRPPGDQETPEDADFPASGVADMRAADGGVAPGGADFRVPGAADVGVVPGNADPQMPGVANARTAPGDADVHAAAVLDAHVSGGDRTSTLTWYAGLPGVTLHVSDSGYAFARTAGDQVVIGPAGGATPQDCADIVLEAANAHHRTAPIHGPVHGPDHKPVHEPVHAPGCLPGPAPVHGPVHGPGRMPGRMPIHVAVPGAHPLLALLLEDGWRIGDMDTLMTSEDVMRLDCYIPHPDLG, from the coding sequence ATGGCGGAACCGATCGTCCGCCCCGCCGCCGGAGCCGACATGGCCGGCGTACGTGCCGTCGCCGGCCACTTCGGCCTCCTGGATCTGTGGCCGGAGCGGCCGGACTTCGTGGACGCGGAACGCGAGTTCGGCGAGGTGCTCGTCGGCGAGGTGGACGGCACGATCGCGGGGTTCGGCGGCACGCTGCGCCGGGGGACGGTCACGCACCTCGGAGACCTTTTCGTCCTGCCCGGCCACCAGTCGTCGAGGCTGGGCCGCACGATCCTGTCCCGCCTGCTGCCCGCCGGCACGCCCAAGGTCACCTTCGCGTCGGCCGACAGGAGGGCGCTCGCCCTCTACATCAGGCACGGGATGCGCCCGCGCTGCCCACTCTTCTACCTGACGCGCAGGCCGCCCGGCGACCAGGAGACGCCAGAGGATGCAGACTTTCCGGCGTCTGGGGTAGCTGACATGCGGGCGGCGGATGGCGGGGTGGCGCCGGGGGGTGCGGACTTTAGGGTGCCCGGGGCGGCGGATGTCGGGGTGGTGCCGGGGAATGCGGACCCTCAGATGCCCGGGGTAGCGAATGCGCGGACGGCGCCGGGAGATGCGGACGTCCACGCGGCGGCGGTCTTGGACGCCCATGTCTCCGGCGGCGACCGCACCTCGACCCTCACCTGGTACGCCGGGCTGCCCGGGGTGACCCTGCACGTCAGCGACTCGGGTTACGCGTTCGCCAGGACGGCCGGAGACCAGGTCGTCATCGGACCGGCCGGGGGCGCGACCCCGCAGGACTGCGCCGACATCGTGCTGGAGGCGGCGAACGCCCACCACCGCACCGCACCGATCCACGGGCCGGTTCATGGGCCGGACCACAAGCCGGTCCACGAGCCGGTGCATGCGCCGGGCTGTCTACCCGGCCCCGCGCCGGTCCACGGGCCGGTCCACGGGCCGGGCCGCATGCCGGGCCGCATGCCGATCCACGTGGCGGTGCCGGGCGCGCATCCGCTGCTCGCCCTGCTGCTGGAGGACGGCTGGCGCATCGGCGACATGGACACGCTGATGACCAGCGAGGACGTCATGCGGCTCGACTGCTACATCCCGCATCCCGATCTCGGCTGA
- a CDS encoding carbohydrate ABC transporter permease has translation MKTTRPRSLRLRGFTTVLLFLLPALVLFFGLVVAPILLAFYASVFKWNGMRGLPTDFIGLANFTKLLADEVFLGDLWRGLLLIILSLVIQLPLSLGTAMLLNQRIRGRAFFRLLFFAPYVLSEAITAVLFMMILSPTEGLANYILGWFGIDPLDWFADPSSVMMSVFIVMTWKYFGFHMILYIAGRQGIPRELTEAAQIDGATGWKVFRYVTLPLLGPTIRISVFLSVIGAIQLFDLVWIITGGGPSHSSETMAVTMFQFGFKRFQVGYASAISVVMFLISLVFAVFYQRYVMRRDLEGASTVLRDQR, from the coding sequence GTGAAGACGACGAGACCCCGGAGCCTCAGGCTCCGGGGGTTCACCACTGTCCTTCTGTTCCTGCTTCCCGCGCTTGTGCTCTTCTTCGGGCTCGTCGTGGCCCCGATCCTGCTCGCCTTCTACGCGAGCGTGTTCAAGTGGAACGGCATGCGCGGGCTGCCGACGGACTTCATCGGCCTGGCGAACTTCACCAAGCTGCTGGCCGACGAGGTCTTCCTCGGGGACCTGTGGCGCGGGCTCCTGCTGATCATCCTGTCGCTGGTGATCCAGCTTCCCCTCTCGCTGGGCACCGCCATGCTGCTCAACCAGAGGATCCGCGGCCGGGCGTTCTTCCGCCTGCTGTTCTTCGCCCCGTACGTGCTGTCCGAGGCGATCACCGCGGTCCTCTTCATGATGATCCTGTCGCCCACCGAGGGCCTGGCCAACTACATCCTCGGCTGGTTCGGCATCGACCCCCTCGACTGGTTCGCCGACCCGTCGTCGGTCATGATGTCGGTGTTCATCGTCATGACCTGGAAGTACTTCGGCTTCCACATGATCTTGTACATCGCCGGCCGTCAGGGCATCCCGAGGGAGCTCACCGAGGCCGCGCAGATCGACGGCGCGACGGGGTGGAAGGTCTTCCGCTACGTCACGCTGCCGCTGCTCGGGCCCACGATCCGCATCAGTGTGTTCCTGTCGGTCATCGGTGCGATCCAGCTCTTCGACCTGGTCTGGATCATCACCGGCGGAGGCCCCTCGCACTCCTCCGAGACCATGGCCGTCACGATGTTCCAGTTCGGCTTCAAACGCTTCCAGGTCGGCTACGCGAGCGCGATCAGCGTGGTGATGTTCCTCATCAGCCTCGTGTTCGCGGTGTTCTACCAGAGATACGTCATGCGCCGCGACCTCGAAGGAGCGAGCACCGTGCTGAGGGACCAGCGATGA
- a CDS encoding multicopper oxidase family protein has product MTTDLLMALDLLVSVLTAATWVGAGVTAAARRPRTATALFAVALVASLARVWSVLALAGAGWWFVQEKITLALPLLVAASLVATALAGPRLLRAARRADTASRDAVKAPVVVVPLLGAGYAAAAGIVQTFLIGYPADPGTALLLLAVVAGAVLGTWRAMSARVPGLRSATAATVVAAVLGAALVFLPSAPATAEGSAPEGGAAMGAMDMGATDLGAMDMGATDLGAQPVSHGHSASAGSATGGTPRPVTDLRGPATPPPGGAVRHFDLTARMATVTLSPGRKVSAWTFNGQVPGPSLTAEQGDLIEVRLRNADITSGVTLHWHGYDVPSGEDGVPGLTQDAVPPGGEFVYRFVAEQVGTYWYHTHEVSDIGVRMGLYGTLVVTPKGAAPTGLDLTLPVHTLGGVLVTGDRDQSLVKQAAPGTPVRLRLINTDNTPHRFTLAGTPYRLVAVDGTDLNGPGTLAKVGLRLAAGGRYDLAFTMPPDPVVLKIDDRADSVRLVPEGTSPTTAQDASAATESPSTTAAQGDSPTTTQGDSPTTTQGDSPTTALSAAAGAGAVPAADSQTADWPELDLTRYGTPAPTPYTSRSRFDRDFTLVLDRGLALTNGKPAYAHTVNGLAFPNIPTEVVRDGDLVRLTVVNRGRDTHPWHLHGHRVLVLSRNGHSVTGSPLWLDTFDVRPGEVWEVAFRADNPGLWMNHCHNLSHADLGMMLHLAYQGVTSPFHGAHGG; this is encoded by the coding sequence ATGACGACCGACCTGCTCATGGCGCTCGACCTGCTCGTCTCGGTGCTGACCGCGGCGACGTGGGTGGGCGCGGGCGTGACCGCCGCGGCCCGTCGTCCGAGGACGGCCACGGCCCTGTTCGCGGTCGCTCTTGTCGCGTCCCTGGCCCGGGTCTGGTCCGTCCTCGCCCTGGCCGGGGCCGGCTGGTGGTTCGTGCAGGAGAAGATCACCCTCGCGCTGCCACTTCTCGTCGCGGCGAGTCTCGTGGCCACCGCGCTCGCCGGGCCGCGCCTGCTTCGGGCGGCCCGGCGGGCGGACACGGCGTCGCGCGACGCCGTCAAAGCGCCCGTGGTCGTGGTGCCGCTGCTCGGCGCGGGGTACGCCGCGGCGGCCGGGATCGTGCAGACCTTCCTGATCGGATATCCGGCGGATCCGGGCACCGCTCTCCTTCTCCTGGCCGTAGTCGCGGGGGCCGTCCTGGGGACCTGGAGAGCGATGAGCGCGCGCGTGCCCGGGCTGCGGTCCGCGACGGCGGCAACCGTCGTGGCCGCCGTGCTCGGCGCCGCTCTCGTGTTCCTTCCTTCCGCGCCGGCCACGGCGGAGGGCTCCGCCCCGGAAGGCGGCGCCGCCATGGGTGCGATGGACATGGGGGCCACGGACCTGGGTGCCATGGACATGGGGGCCACGGACCTGGGGGCGCAGCCCGTCTCCCACGGCCACTCCGCCTCGGCAGGATCCGCCACGGGTGGGACGCCTCGTCCGGTGACCGACCTGCGCGGCCCGGCCACGCCTCCACCGGGCGGTGCCGTACGCCACTTCGACCTGACGGCCCGCATGGCGACCGTCACGCTGTCTCCGGGACGGAAGGTGTCGGCGTGGACCTTCAACGGCCAGGTCCCCGGGCCGTCGCTCACCGCCGAGCAGGGCGACCTCATCGAGGTGCGGCTGCGCAACGCGGACATCACGTCCGGCGTGACGCTCCACTGGCACGGCTATGACGTGCCCTCGGGCGAGGACGGCGTGCCCGGCCTCACCCAGGACGCCGTGCCGCCCGGCGGGGAGTTCGTCTACCGCTTCGTCGCCGAGCAGGTGGGGACGTACTGGTATCACACCCATGAGGTCTCCGACATCGGCGTCCGCATGGGGCTCTACGGCACGCTCGTCGTCACGCCGAAGGGAGCCGCGCCCACAGGACTGGACCTCACGCTGCCCGTGCACACGCTCGGGGGCGTGCTGGTGACGGGCGATCGCGACCAGTCCCTGGTCAAGCAGGCCGCGCCCGGCACGCCCGTACGGCTGCGCCTGATCAACACCGACAACACGCCGCATCGGTTCACGCTGGCGGGCACGCCCTACCGGCTGGTGGCGGTGGACGGTACGGACCTGAACGGGCCGGGCACGCTCGCCAAGGTCGGCCTGCGACTCGCGGCGGGCGGCCGGTATGACCTCGCGTTCACGATGCCGCCGGACCCCGTCGTCCTGAAGATCGACGACCGCGCCGACTCCGTACGGCTCGTCCCGGAAGGCACCAGCCCCACAACAGCGCAGGACGCGAGCGCCGCGACGGAGAGCCCGAGCACGACGGCGGCACAGGGCGACAGCCCCACAACAACACAGGGCGACAGCCCCACAACAACACAGGGCGACAGCCCCACGACCGCGCTGAGCGCGGCGGCGGGCGCCGGAGCCGTTCCCGCCGCCGACAGTCAGACGGCGGACTGGCCGGAGCTGGACCTCACCCGATATGGCACCCCCGCGCCCACGCCGTACACGTCCCGCAGCCGGTTCGACCGCGACTTCACGCTCGTCCTCGACCGGGGGCTCGCGCTGACGAACGGGAAGCCGGCGTACGCGCACACGGTGAACGGCCTCGCCTTCCCCAACATCCCCACGGAAGTGGTCAGGGATGGCGACCTGGTGCGGCTCACCGTGGTCAACCGCGGCCGGGACACCCACCCCTGGCATCTCCACGGCCATCGGGTGCTCGTGCTCTCGCGGAACGGCCACTCCGTCACCGGCAGTCCCCTGTGGCTCGACACCTTCGACGTACGGCCCGGCGAGGTATGGGAGGTGGCCTTCCGCGCCGACAACCCGGGACTGTGGATGAACCACTGCCACAACCTGAGCCACGCCGACCTGGGCATGATGCTGCACCTGGCCTACCAGGGGGTGACCTCGCCCTTCCACGGCGCGCACGGCGGGTGA
- a CDS encoding SH3 domain-containing protein has product MTVAKSIVPALVTLAATGWLVAGRPAPALAGPAGSDTGGHLTPRIATDPASGVRGHPGSGAAAVRPPGPGDPTASGPYGQVVHLAQQGPGLVCTYRLRGVRKGGFLNVRDGAGIRHTPLAKLRPGDGGFSGACTATSGWIAVKTADGTSGYAAARYLHRLDLSGRPSLSCVYRLRHVRKGSFLNVREGAGIHHARVGKLRRADGNIPGACDATHGWVAVDTGDGIPGWASARYLRKL; this is encoded by the coding sequence GTGACAGTGGCGAAGAGCATCGTTCCCGCGCTGGTGACGTTGGCCGCCACGGGGTGGCTCGTCGCGGGCCGGCCCGCGCCGGCCCTCGCGGGACCGGCCGGTTCCGACACCGGGGGGCACCTCACACCAAGGATCGCGACCGACCCGGCGTCGGGCGTCCGGGGGCATCCCGGCTCGGGGGCCGCGGCGGTCCGGCCTCCCGGCCCCGGTGATCCCACCGCGTCGGGGCCGTACGGGCAGGTCGTGCACCTGGCCCAGCAGGGGCCCGGTCTCGTGTGCACCTACCGGCTCAGGGGCGTACGCAAGGGAGGCTTCCTCAACGTCCGCGACGGCGCCGGCATCCGCCACACCCCCCTCGCCAAGCTGCGGCCCGGCGACGGAGGATTCTCCGGCGCCTGCACCGCCACCAGCGGCTGGATCGCGGTGAAGACCGCCGACGGGACCTCGGGTTACGCCGCCGCCCGCTACCTCCACCGGCTCGATCTGAGCGGGCGGCCATCGCTCTCGTGCGTCTACCGCCTCCGGCACGTGCGCAAGGGAAGCTTCCTCAACGTCCGCGAGGGTGCCGGCATCCACCATGCCCGTGTCGGCAAACTGCGGCGGGCCGACGGGAACATCCCCGGGGCCTGTGACGCCACCCACGGCTGGGTGGCCGTGGACACCGGCGACGGCATCCCCGGCTGGGCCTCCGCCCGCTACCTCCGCAAGCTGTGA